A single Arcobacter sp. FWKO B DNA region contains:
- the rpsT gene encoding 30S ribosomal protein S20, whose amino-acid sequence MANHKSAAKRAKQTIVKTERNRFYKTRIKNITRSVLEAVDANDKEKATENMKTANKYFHHCVSKGILKKGTAARKVGRLQLRVNAL is encoded by the coding sequence ATGGCAAACCATAAATCTGCTGCAAAAAGAGCAAAGCAAACGATAGTAAAAACAGAAAGAAATAGATTCTATAAAACAAGAATCAAGAATATTACTAGAAGTGTTTTAGAAGCTGTTGACGCAAATGACAAAGAAAAAGCTACTGAAAACATGAAAACTGCGAACAAATACTTCCACCACTGTGTAAGTAAAGGTATTCTAAAAAAAGGTACAGCAGCTAGAAAAGTAGGAAGATTACAATTAAGAGTAAACGCACTTTAA
- the pseC gene encoding UDP-4-amino-4,6-dideoxy-N-acetyl-beta-L-altrosamine transaminase: MNFIPYGKQSIDDDDIKAVSEILRSDYLTTGPKVEEFENVICEFTDAKYTVAVSNGTAALHLASLVLLNPNDKVLTTPNSFLATANSIKYVGAIPIFVDICEDGNIDLDLCEEYLKNDHTIKALYVVHFSGNPINQQKLKYLKEKYNIKILEDCAHSLGASFDGIKAGSCANSDCSILSFHPVKHITTGEGGAITTNSYEIYQRLLKLRSHGMERKSEIAPWYYEMNELGFNYRITDFQCALGISQFKKFDNFVRRRKELAFNYTKAFENSIIKPLYPYTENSSYHLFVVRVDFSKTTINKKELFIKIKELGIGLQLHYIPINKQPFYKSLGYGNEHTPVMNKYYEECFSLPLYPDLSDEEQIYVIKCLLEVLYV; the protein is encoded by the coding sequence ATGAATTTTATCCCATATGGAAAGCAAAGCATAGACGATGATGATATAAAAGCAGTATCTGAAATACTAAGAAGTGACTACTTAACGACTGGACCCAAGGTTGAAGAGTTTGAAAATGTGATTTGTGAGTTTACAGATGCAAAGTATACTGTAGCTGTAAGTAATGGAACAGCAGCGTTGCATCTTGCTTCCTTGGTACTTCTAAATCCAAATGATAAAGTGCTTACTACACCAAATAGCTTTCTTGCTACTGCTAATTCTATAAAATATGTTGGTGCAATTCCTATATTTGTAGATATTTGTGAAGATGGGAATATTGACCTTGATTTATGTGAGGAATATCTAAAAAACGATCACACAATAAAAGCTTTATATGTGGTACATTTTAGTGGCAATCCAATAAATCAACAAAAATTAAAATACCTAAAAGAAAAATACAACATAAAAATCCTAGAAGATTGTGCCCATAGTCTTGGGGCTTCGTTTGATGGTATAAAAGCAGGAAGTTGTGCAAATAGTGATTGTAGTATACTCTCTTTTCATCCAGTCAAACATATCACTACTGGAGAAGGTGGAGCAATAACTACAAATTCATATGAAATATATCAAAGACTTCTAAAGCTTCGTAGTCATGGGATGGAGCGAAAATCTGAGATAGCCCCTTGGTATTATGAAATGAATGAACTTGGCTTTAATTATAGAATTACAGATTTTCAGTGTGCTTTGGGTATAAGTCAATTTAAAAAATTTGATAATTTTGTACGAAGAAGAAAAGAGTTAGCATTTAACTACACAAAAGCATTTGAAAACAGCATTATAAAACCTTTGTATCCATATACTGAAAATAGTTCATATCATTTGTTTGTGGTAAGAGTAGATTTTAGTAAAACAACTATTAATAAAAAAGAGTTGTTTATCAAGATAAAAGAGCTTGGTATTGGACTACAGCTACATTACATCCCTATAAATAAACAACCCTTTTATAAGTCTTTGGGGTATGGAAATGAACATACACCCGTTATGAATAAGTATTATGAAGAGTGCTTTTCTTTGCCCTTGTATCCTGATTTGAGTGATGAAGAGCAGATTTATGTGATAAAGTGTTTGCTAGAGGTACTTTATGTGTAG
- the prfA gene encoding peptide chain release factor 1, producing the protein MHKKLQPFIDRYNEINELLMAPDITNDIKKMTALSKEQSSLADIVSKAKEYIKTIDDIEENKALLEDKELGDLAKEELKVLEPRKEELEEEIKILLLPTDPNDDKNIYLELRAGTGGDEAAIFVGNLFRAYVRYAEVKNWKVELISSSDSDAGGYKEIVALFRGEKVYSRLKYEGGTHRVQRVPATESQGRVHTSAITVAVMPEVDDVDIQINPNDLKIDVMRSSGCGGQSVNTTDSAVRITHIPTGIVVTNQDQKSQHKNKEKAMNVLKARLYELEMQEQIEKEGADRKAQVGTGDRSGRIRTYNYPQNRVTDHRINLTLYRLEQLMNDGVFDELIDPLIADHQARLIEANGL; encoded by the coding sequence ATGCACAAAAAACTTCAACCGTTTATAGATAGATACAATGAGATAAATGAGCTTTTAATGGCTCCTGACATCACAAATGATATCAAAAAAATGACTGCACTCTCAAAAGAGCAATCTTCTCTTGCAGATATTGTATCTAAGGCAAAAGAATACATAAAAACTATAGACGATATTGAAGAAAATAAAGCATTGCTTGAAGATAAAGAATTAGGTGATCTTGCTAAAGAGGAACTCAAAGTATTAGAGCCAAGAAAAGAAGAGCTCGAAGAAGAGATAAAAATCTTACTTTTACCAACTGACCCAAATGATGACAAGAATATTTACCTTGAGCTTCGTGCAGGAACTGGTGGAGATGAAGCTGCAATATTTGTAGGAAATCTTTTTAGAGCTTATGTACGATATGCCGAGGTTAAAAACTGGAAAGTTGAGCTTATTAGCTCAAGTGATAGTGACGCTGGTGGGTACAAAGAGATAGTCGCTTTATTTAGAGGTGAAAAAGTTTATAGCCGTCTTAAATATGAAGGTGGTACTCATAGAGTTCAAAGAGTTCCTGCTACAGAGTCTCAAGGAAGAGTCCATACATCAGCTATAACAGTTGCTGTTATGCCTGAAGTTGATGATGTGGATATTCAAATCAACCCAAATGATTTAAAAATTGATGTTATGAGAAGTAGTGGTTGTGGTGGACAAAGTGTAAATACAACTGATAGTGCGGTAAGAATTACCCATATACCTACTGGTATCGTTGTAACAAACCAAGATCAAAAATCACAACACAAAAACAAAGAAAAAGCTATGAATGTTCTAAAAGCAAGACTTTATGAACTTGAAATGCAAGAACAAATAGAAAAAGAAGGGGCTGATAGAAAAGCCCAAGTTGGTACAGGGGATAGAAGCGGAAGAATCAGAACATACAATTACCCACAAAACAGAGTTACTGATCATAGAATAAATTTAACCCTTTATAGACTAGAACAACTTATGAATGATGGTGTATTTGATGAGCTAATAGATCCTCTTATTGCTGATCATCAAGCAAGACTAATAGAAGCTAACGGTCTTTAA
- the pseB gene encoding UDP-N-acetylglucosamine 4,6-dehydratase (inverting) — protein MFNGKNILITGGTGSFGKKFTKLILQNYSPNKLIIYSRDELKQYEMAQVFNQKCMRYFIGDVRDKERLLKAMKDVDFVIHAAALKHVPIAEYNPMECIKTNIMGAQNVIDSCLANGVKKIIALSTDKAANPINLYGATKLASDKLFVAANNLVGNDDIQFSVVRYGNVIGSRGSVIPYFNQLIENGAKELPITDPKMTRFLITLDQGVEFVIKNFARMQGGEIFVPKIPSMKITDLASSLAPNLPQKTIGIRPGEKLHEIMCPADDSHLTLEFSDHYVIKPSITFSGNRDYSKNLLGESGRPVEQGFEYNSGNNSWWLSSDELQLYIKEV, from the coding sequence ATGTTTAATGGTAAAAATATCCTTATAACTGGCGGAACTGGAAGTTTTGGCAAGAAATTCACTAAATTAATTCTTCAAAATTATTCTCCAAACAAACTTATTATCTACAGTCGTGATGAACTAAAACAGTACGAAATGGCTCAAGTTTTTAATCAAAAATGTATGAGATACTTTATTGGTGATGTAAGAGATAAAGAAAGACTACTAAAAGCGATGAAAGATGTTGATTTTGTTATCCATGCAGCAGCACTTAAACATGTACCAATAGCTGAATATAACCCTATGGAATGTATAAAAACCAATATAATGGGTGCACAAAATGTTATCGACTCTTGCCTAGCTAATGGTGTGAAAAAAATCATAGCACTCTCTACTGATAAAGCAGCCAATCCAATCAATTTATATGGGGCTACAAAACTAGCATCTGATAAACTTTTTGTTGCTGCTAATAACCTTGTGGGTAATGATGATATACAATTTAGTGTGGTTAGATATGGCAATGTAATAGGAAGTAGAGGTTCAGTAATACCATATTTCAATCAACTTATTGAAAATGGTGCAAAAGAGCTTCCAATAACTGATCCAAAAATGACAAGATTCTTAATTACTCTTGATCAAGGTGTAGAGTTTGTTATAAAAAACTTTGCGAGGATGCAAGGTGGTGAGATATTTGTCCCAAAAATTCCTTCAATGAAAATAACAGATTTAGCATCCTCTTTAGCACCAAATTTACCACAAAAGACAATAGGTATAAGACCTGGCGAAAAACTTCATGAGATTATGTGTCCAGCAGATGATAGCCACTTAACTTTAGAATTTAGTGACCACTATGTTATAAAACCATCTATTACTTTTAGTGGAAATAGAGATTATAGCAAAAATTTACTAGGTGAGAGTGGAAGACCTGTAGAGCAAGGATTTGAGTACAACTCGGGAAATAACTCATGGTGGTTAAGCAGTGATGAACTTCAACTTTATATCAAAGAGGTTTGA